CTAAGTCAGGCTGTCAAGGTAGGTTTAAGCTGATGCTCACTTACTCGGGTTTAAGCTGATGCTCACTTACTCGCGTACCCATCTCAGACTGTGTTGGATCCATTTCTGCTACGATTCGGGTGCAGTTGGGTTGCCATTAGCAGCATTACAAGTACCACTACCTTTCTTTAAGATAGTATGTGAGCTGTGATCATGATGTTCTCTTTGTTAGCCTGGCGAATGTTTCTTGCAGCGCCTTGATTTCCACGTACATCTTGTGCTAATCGCCGGTCCAAATAAGATAGAACAAAATTACGGTCGTTTTCGGTAGAACTCAGTCAAGTTGGTGGCGCATCATTGTCTCGCGGATCGGACATTATCAGACCTTCAGACGAAAGCGTGTACATAGCTCACGTTCAAGAAAGGAACCGGCTTAGTttggaggaagagaaagaaagcgTAGTGATCAATAAATCGTGACCTTGCAGCCAATTCAGAGTCTGTTGCAACTGACCATCCTTTTTGTTGTGAGAGTCCTTTCGATCGGCCCATGAAAGGAGCAATTAATACTGGACTTTCATCTCCAGCTAATTCGTTGCAAAAATAAACAAGGAACAATGAGGCGTTTCTTGTTGAGAATTAGGTCAGAAGCAGGCCGGATGCAGTCTTACTGCATTTGAATCAAATTCTCAATCCCTGAGTCGAAAAGGTTGCGGTTTGTTCAGAATTAGGTACGGAGTGAGGTATAGATGAAATGGACCAGGATGAGATACCCCTCCTCTTCAGGCCACCTGATGCGCATGCCTATCCGGAACGTGTAAGCTGTCAGATTGTGCTCATCTGTTCAAACCGGCTCGGGGCACCACTTCACCTCACACATCCCTCTCAACAAAGCCTCGGGCCTCGGCTGCCGTGTTCGTGAAAAGGCTCCTCCACGCTGACCGGAGCAGAGGCCTCGCTCCCGCCGAAATCGGACGCCGAGAAAGAGCCCGGCAGACACGCCCGTTACCACCGAAGTCCCTGTCCTCCGTATCGCATACTCTGTATCTGCCTCTGCCATGCCGTCTCGTAGAATCTGGGGCCAATAGAGATTTGTTCTCCACTGCTGAATTGACGCACAGGTTGGACACAACCGAggccaaagaagaaaacaactGAAAACTAACGCGAGGAAACGCTGAAAAAATTAGGTGAACAGTTGCTGTGGTGCTGATGCAAAGTCCTCACGCTTGGACACGTCAGGAACGGGTTTGGTTACAAGAGCACTCCACAGTTGGCGCGGTGCCGGCTAACCCCATCACCGGCACAGCGACGGATCAGGGATGTCTCGCCAATTCTGGCCATCATTTGGTTAGATTCTTGCTCGGCTGGGGAGGGGGACGGTTCGTCTGTGAAGAGGGGCACTGTTCGCAACTGCCACACGTGAGAGGGTATAGAACCTACAGAATGGTACGGTACTACGGTGGGTTTTTGGTCCCCTGCTCCAAATCTAAGTTGCACCGGCCTGCAGACACCGTAGCGTCCACTTAATAATGACTTATACTTTGGTATGAAGCAAAGGAATTTCTATACTAATTATGCACTTCCATGATGCTCCTTATCATTCCAGGGCCAATGTTTCAAATCTGAATTCTGTGCTCTAGATAGACCACCATGTATAATATGAGCTGTTACTGGGTTCAGTGATGTATTTGATCTTGCAAACTATGGTGTTCATTCGATGTTTCATTTACCTGGGGAAACGACGAAGAAAACCTTATTTTGTTGCTACTTTTTAGTCTCGTAGTACTTGAAATGGACACTCACGAGTCACGACTAATCGACCTCTTCCACCGCAATTAGCATACCGTACTTAGCACTAACCGTCAGTAATGAACGGACACCCACCTTCTTGCTCTCGTAGTCTCGTGTGGGCTCCCACGTTGAACAAACTGTCACCAAAGTCCGCCAAGCCAGACCGTCACGCCCGTGCCTCCCCGCTTGATAAATCCCTCCGCCCCAAAGCCAACGTAACCTCTCCACTCCAAACGGAGCGCAAAGCCAAAGAAAAAGCAACCAAACGGGCACGTTCGTGGCGTTCTTGCACTCCCGCATGGCCGCGCCGCTGGAAGCGAGCCGCCGGCTGCGCGCGGAGCTGTGCGCTGCCGCGGACGCGGCCTCGTGGTGGTGCGCGGTGGCTCTGGTCGCGCTCGTGCTGCTGGGCGCGCTCCGCGCGGAGACcgcggacgacgacgacgtgcAGGTGCAGTTCCGTGGACCGCGGTTCGGCGGCCCCGCAGTGCGGCCGTGCGAGGAGGTGTACGTGGTCGGGGAAGGCGAGACGCTGCACACCATCAGCGACAAGTGCGGGGACCCGTTCATCGTGGAGCGGAACCCGCACATACACGACCCCGACGACGTCTTCCCGGGGCTCGTCATCGCGCTCAGGCCTACCAAGAACACCTAGCTTTTGGCGCCATGGTGGTGCGTTGTGCGCACGGTTATTTGCATGCACGCCGAGGCCGAGATGAACaatagaacaagaactcaaagagTTCTGTATTTCCTTCTCCTTTGCTCCTTGTGATGTTGGCGACATCTTTTTCCTAGCGGATAGGAAATGATAAGTAAATATTAGAAAATTtcatcctttcttttttttcttctttatatagtagggataGTCACACATAATAACATATCACGGTCATATTATTAAAAGCAGCTTGTGGTAAGAAGGGTTTCGTTCTAGTCcccggaaataatattccaaagCTTTGTACACTCTCCATTGCTTGTGTGTAGTACGTGTACAGTAGAAAATCACAAGAAATTAAGTATACTTCAAATTTCAATGGGCCGTCTCTGTGCTTTGTTTGAGTACATGTTCTGGAATTCTGTTCAGACATACTTTTCGTGCTTACGTTTCTCTCAATGAGCTCAACAGAGTAAAGCGCGAGAGAACTGATGGCGACGTAAATTAATTTAGTACATTAATCCCTTTTAATTTCGGTTCGAGTCCGAGTGCTTTTCGCGTGATCAAGAGCCCTTGTTAGGTTACTAAAACTCgagttttttaaataatattattttattaaaaaattataaaaataataattaaaatctGATATTTAAAGGAATAGGTATATGTCGGCACGCAGAGTGTATACATTGTAGTGGGTCTGGTCCTGTGTCCCGCATACAATATTTAAAGAAAAGTTTATACCTTTTTAATATACAGatggagatgatctttatatgaaaattgtatctaTCAACAATATCTACAATTTTATAGTAAACACTTTTCCATTTGAATCCGTTTAGATGTCTAAAACATGGCTAGAAGTTCTAGATCTAGTTTTTcagatctaaaatttataaccaCCTTTTGACGATCTAAACggattcaaataaaaaactattcAATTATAAAATAGATCTTGTTGAGTggtaattttcatataaagattatCTCTATCTAAGaccatatgaaaaagttatgattttgtTAATATCATCCACGGGACAAAGAATCTGTCAGCACTCTGCGTACCATCAGGCCCTCAGGCTCACTGACAGGTAGGATGTCAACACTCCACGTGCCGATATGCACCTATTTCTGCACATATCAGATTTcaactattatttttgcaatttttccaataaaataatattattttaaaaaaatcataaaactcaTAGCAAGAGAGCCTAAGACTTTGTTTGTTTGGCCTTTTACAAACGTATCCAAACCTGCTTCTGGCTTTTCAGGTTTCTGTAGGAGTAAAGactatttttatttctcataAACTATAACCAGAAGCTAGCAAAAGCAGGCTATTTGTATCATCAGAAGTCCAAACAAATATGGTCTAACCCTAAAGCATGTAGCACGCAAGTGTATGGAGCTTATGCATGTACCAAGTGATGCTTATTAGCGCATGAACAATATTATGTACTTATGAGGTGTTTAAGAAAAGAGAGTGTTAAGCACCCACATAAAAACTGTAATTTTCAATGCAAATAAAGATTACATATGCTTTAATATGATTAACTATCttattagcactaatataaGTAGTGGTATTTTAGTAAGCATATTGTCCTCCGTCTAAACACATGTGACAGTGCAATTGAGAAAaaattctagtttttttaagcaCATCCTCTCAACACTCTATTGCACATGCTCTTACAGTAGTAGCTACGGATGACAGACGAGTATAGTAGTTGAATCATGACCAGTTGTTAAATAGCGTCATCCACCGCTTTCTGTGCCATcgcagaggaggaaggaggcATTGGGTCGTGGTCACGAGAAGAAGATGACCAAGGTGAGTTGGGCTGTCGTGGTCACGGTCCGAGATTGGCTTGGTGGGCTGACTGAAGTGGAGTTTCCACTTGGTATAGGAGGCCTGCCAGTGCTCAGCGGATGTGCGGAGAAGAAGCCCATACAGAAAAGCGCGGAGAAGTACGAGTGGGCACATCACTAGGCTACGGAGCGCCGCTGAGAGGCACGGGCACGGCGCAGGTTGGCTactatcctctcctagcgagCCGCGACACCACCTGTAGAAGATGTGGTTGGCACGTTGCTCGTAACAGATGCAGGAAAGACAGAGAACGCAGCGGATGGCTCTTGCGTCCTCTCGAAACAAACGAACTAGCTAGCGGGCTGATGAAAGAGAGGTGCGCGGTGCTCTCTGACGCTCGAGTCATTGTTTAGTGAATGAATAGTGATCGATCTTATTCGCGAGGTACACGTCActttccaaaatctttttcGTCATGTCAAACGCGTGCAGGTTAGCAGCCGGTTCAAAGCCCAACGATTGCCATGGCAGGCAGATCTGCTCACCGCAGGGCTCCGGTAACCTTAGACATGGATGTGACAACAGCCACCGGCTGCTGGAGCGCGAGCTCAAGTAGGCCCAGCTCGCCGCCGTATcggggctgctgctgggacTCACCTCTCCCCAAACTTT
This genomic window from Phragmites australis chromosome 7, lpPhrAust1.1, whole genome shotgun sequence contains:
- the LOC133923627 gene encoding uncharacterized protein LOC133923627; the protein is MAAPLEASRRLRAELCAAADAASWWCAVALVALVLLGALRAETADDDDVQVQFRGPRFGGPAVRPCEEVYVVGEGETLHTISDKCGDPFIVERNPHIHDPDDVFPGLVIALRPTKNT